From the genome of Bacteroides sp. MSB163, one region includes:
- a CDS encoding SusC/RagA family TonB-linked outer membrane protein — MNRKFIYIGCTVFAMSLFHARGIQAQEENKDSLVNVAFGTVAQEDLTHAISTVNTSELIKKVNSSSSLVGLESLIGGYTGNVWGQEALVLVDGVPRSASNVRASEIESVSVMKDAAAVVLYGSRAAKGVILITTKRGKNEPMRIDVRGNAGINVPKSYPKYLDSDCYMTLYNEACRNDGLSPKYSASDIYNTAMGTNPYRYPNIDFYSSDYLKKAYYNADVTGEVYGGNDRTHYYLNFGMDYSNDLLKYGESKNAYNMRFNVRGNVDMTLASWLKATTNAAVVFTNQYAGRGNFWGTASTLRPNWFAPLLPIDMMDTSVAQIQEYITNSNHLIDGKYLLGGTSSDMTNPFADLLAAGYVKEKARMFMFDVSLAADLGSLLKGLTFKTSYSVDYTSYYSEAFSETYAVYEPTWSQVNGKDMIIALKKHNEDKKDPNEYVGKSTYDQTMTFSAQFDYARTFAKYHNVAATFIGWGYQTQNSADENHESSDYHRTSNVNLGLRASYNYNHKYYADFSGAVIHSAKLPEGKRNAFSPSVTLGWRISKEKFMENVKFINDLKITASYANLHQDLDISDYYLYKGTFSKRQNEGFYVQWHDGTAGGWTPASKRGDNPNLGFVTREEFRAGIDATLFNRLLKLNVNYFRQDTKGLLTQGSSSIYPTYFALSSNSTFMPWINYNEDRRSGFDFALSANKKFGDFDVTLGFNGMVYSSEALKRDELYDEDYQYRKGRALDASYGYVCEGFFQDQTDIDNHARQTFGTVKPGDLKYKDINEDGVIDSKDQIELGKNGWSAPPFSFGLNLTVKWKNFSLFAMGSGQTGSVDFKSSSYYWNRGTSKFSEVVWGRWTEDTKDVATYPRLTTTNGDNNYRNSTFWMYKRNYFRLNQVQLTYDFPENTFKGTFVRGLSVYCGGSNLLTISKERKHMELSTGSPQCRNFYAGFKAAF; from the coding sequence GACTTGACGCATGCCATTTCTACAGTCAACACGTCCGAACTGATCAAAAAAGTAAATAGTTCCAGTAGCTTAGTTGGACTGGAAAGTCTGATAGGTGGATACACCGGCAACGTATGGGGGCAAGAAGCACTTGTCCTAGTGGATGGAGTACCCCGTAGTGCAAGTAATGTACGCGCTTCGGAAATAGAAAGTGTTTCGGTAATGAAAGATGCTGCTGCCGTGGTACTTTATGGTAGTCGTGCGGCAAAGGGCGTTATCCTGATCACTACTAAACGCGGTAAAAATGAACCGATGCGCATCGACGTACGGGGCAATGCAGGCATTAATGTTCCCAAATCTTATCCCAAATATTTGGATTCAGACTGCTACATGACCCTTTACAATGAAGCTTGCCGTAATGACGGGCTGTCCCCCAAATACAGCGCATCAGATATTTACAACACTGCCATGGGAACCAATCCTTATCGTTATCCGAACATTGATTTCTATAGTTCGGACTATCTGAAAAAGGCATATTATAATGCAGATGTGACAGGTGAAGTATATGGAGGCAATGATCGCACACACTATTACCTGAATTTTGGTATGGATTATAGTAACGACCTGCTGAAATATGGTGAATCAAAGAATGCCTACAATATGCGTTTCAATGTACGCGGTAACGTAGACATGACACTTGCCTCATGGCTAAAGGCTACTACCAATGCGGCAGTTGTCTTTACCAATCAGTATGCAGGTCGCGGAAACTTTTGGGGAACTGCATCCACCTTGCGTCCCAATTGGTTTGCTCCGCTATTACCCATCGACATGATGGATACCAGCGTCGCTCAAATACAGGAATATATTACCAACAGTAATCACCTGATTGACGGCAAATATCTGCTTGGAGGAACTTCCTCCGACATGACCAATCCTTTTGCAGATCTTCTGGCTGCCGGATATGTCAAGGAAAAGGCACGTATGTTTATGTTCGATGTCAGCCTTGCCGCCGATCTGGGTTCTTTATTGAAAGGCCTGACGTTTAAGACTTCTTATAGTGTAGACTATACTTCTTACTATTCGGAAGCTTTCAGCGAGACCTACGCCGTTTATGAACCTACATGGTCTCAGGTGAATGGCAAAGATATGATTATTGCCTTGAAGAAACACAATGAAGACAAAAAAGATCCCAATGAATATGTCGGCAAGTCCACTTACGATCAGACCATGACGTTCAGTGCACAGTTTGACTATGCCCGCACGTTCGCAAAATACCACAACGTAGCAGCCACATTCATAGGCTGGGGTTATCAAACGCAGAATTCTGCTGACGAAAACCATGAAAGCAGTGATTATCACCGTACCAGTAATGTGAACTTAGGCTTACGGGCATCCTACAATTACAATCATAAGTATTATGCCGATTTCAGTGGTGCCGTGATCCATTCGGCCAAATTACCCGAAGGCAAGCGTAACGCTTTCTCTCCGTCAGTCACTTTGGGCTGGAGAATCAGCAAAGAGAAGTTTATGGAAAATGTAAAGTTTATAAACGATCTGAAAATCACAGCATCTTATGCCAACCTGCATCAAGATCTTGACATCTCCGATTATTACCTGTATAAAGGAACTTTCTCCAAAAGACAAAATGAAGGATTCTATGTACAATGGCACGATGGCACAGCGGGCGGATGGACTCCAGCCTCTAAACGTGGCGATAATCCTAACCTTGGTTTCGTCACACGTGAAGAGTTCCGTGCAGGTATTGATGCTACGCTATTCAACCGTCTGCTAAAGTTGAACGTCAACTATTTCAGGCAGGACACGAAAGGCTTACTTACCCAAGGTTCCTCTTCCATATATCCTACGTACTTTGCTTTAAGTAGTAACTCCACCTTCATGCCCTGGATCAATTATAACGAGGACAGACGCAGTGGTTTTGACTTCGCGCTGAGTGCCAACAAGAAATTCGGCGATTTTGACGTAACACTCGGTTTCAATGGTATGGTGTACTCCTCCGAAGCTCTGAAACGTGACGAACTTTACGACGAAGATTACCAGTATCGCAAAGGTCGTGCACTCGATGCTTCCTACGGTTATGTATGCGAAGGTTTCTTCCAGGATCAGACTGACATAGACAATCATGCCCGTCAAACATTTGGTACGGTAAAACCCGGTGACCTGAAGTACAAAGACATTAACGAGGATGGTGTAATCGACAGCAAGGACCAAATTGAATTAGGAAAGAACGGTTGGTCAGCTCCTCCTTTCTCCTTCGGATTGAACTTAACTGTGAAGTGGAAAAATTTCTCGCTATTTGCCATGGGATCAGGTCAAACCGGCTCTGTAGACTTTAAAAGCAGTTCCTACTACTGGAACCGCGGTACGAGCAAATTCTCAGAAGTGGTATGGGGACGTTGGACCGAAGATACAAAGGATGTGGCCACCTACCCACGCCTGACCACCACCAATGGTGACAATAACTACCGCAATTCCACTTTCTGGATGTATAAGCGTAACTATTTCCGCCTGAACCAAGTGCAATTGACGTATGATTTCCCTGAAAATACTTTCAAAGGAACGTTTGTTCGTGGTTTAAGTGTTTATTGCGGAGGTAGCAATCTGCTTACCATCTCTAAAGAGCGGAAGCATATGGAGCTGAGTACCGGTTCCCCTCAATGCCGTAACTTCTATGCAGGTTTCAAGGCTGCATTCTGA
- a CDS encoding RagB/SusD family nutrient uptake outer membrane protein: protein MKKKIIPFIIGALMLTGCDDLFSPAIENFQGVENMYNDAEYARGILHNVYSLIPGYYDNSEYGTDDAVTNQPSNVYLQMATGAWTTSSYNPQNQWTNSYGAIQYINLFLENVGGVKWSDDEELNKLFAQRLTGEAYGLRGMFYFYLLRAHAGFGANGELLGVPIFTEPQTIESDFNQPRASFQACVEQIYNDLSEAEKRLPYEYEDVSGSVPADFQSLTQDVGKYNTVMGAKARQLYNGIIARAFRTRTAVLAASPFFEDVSNAATWADAANAAAAVIDYKGGLSGLASDGVEYYSPTIINTIKDGANPNEILWRGNKGSGDNDQESQNFPPSLYGNGYMNPSQNLVDVFPMANGYPINDAASGYDANNPYAGRDPRLGKYIFYNGSTISEKSITININEGNQDGVNVTENRSTRTGYYMRKRLRMDVNCNPASISKQPHYTPRIRYTEMYLNYAEAANEAWGPKNANGRDYSAYDVIKAIRKRAGIGGINDAYLEACAASKDKMRELIRNERRLELCFEGFRFWDLRRWKVDLNEPVYGISWNGNSYQKITVEERSYEDYMYCCPIPNSEILKYSNLIQNRGWK from the coding sequence ATGAAAAAGAAAATTATACCTTTTATAATAGGTGCCCTGATGCTCACCGGTTGTGATGATTTGTTTTCACCAGCCATCGAAAACTTCCAAGGCGTGGAAAACATGTACAACGATGCGGAATACGCACGGGGAATATTGCACAATGTATACAGTCTGATTCCGGGCTATTACGATAACAGCGAGTATGGCACGGATGACGCCGTAACCAACCAGCCAAGTAATGTGTATCTGCAAATGGCCACCGGTGCCTGGACTACAAGTTCATATAATCCACAGAATCAGTGGACCAATTCCTACGGTGCCATTCAATACATCAACCTCTTCCTGGAGAATGTGGGAGGCGTAAAATGGTCGGATGATGAAGAACTGAACAAATTGTTTGCGCAACGCCTCACTGGCGAAGCTTACGGACTCCGTGGGATGTTCTATTTTTATCTGCTTCGTGCCCATGCCGGTTTTGGTGCAAATGGCGAACTGCTCGGTGTGCCCATATTTACAGAACCTCAGACAATAGAATCGGATTTCAATCAACCGCGTGCTTCGTTTCAGGCTTGTGTAGAACAAATCTACAATGATCTTTCCGAAGCAGAGAAAAGACTTCCTTATGAGTATGAAGATGTTTCAGGAAGCGTTCCTGCAGATTTCCAGAGTCTCACACAAGACGTCGGTAAATACAACACCGTTATGGGTGCCAAAGCACGTCAGTTGTATAATGGAATCATAGCCCGTGCCTTCCGTACACGCACAGCCGTACTGGCTGCCAGTCCCTTCTTTGAAGATGTTTCCAACGCTGCCACATGGGCGGATGCCGCTAATGCCGCAGCTGCTGTAATAGACTACAAAGGAGGTCTATCAGGATTAGCATCCGACGGAGTGGAATATTACTCACCCACTATTATAAATACAATTAAGGATGGTGCCAATCCAAATGAAATCTTATGGAGAGGAAACAAAGGAAGTGGTGATAACGATCAGGAATCACAAAATTTCCCACCGAGTTTGTACGGTAATGGTTACATGAATCCATCGCAGAATCTGGTCGATGTATTCCCCATGGCCAATGGATACCCCATCAATGACGCAGCCAGCGGATACGATGCCAACAATCCTTATGCTGGACGCGATCCCCGTTTGGGCAAATACATTTTTTACAATGGAAGTACAATCAGTGAGAAGAGTATAACAATCAACATCAATGAGGGAAATCAAGACGGCGTTAACGTGACCGAAAACCGCTCAACCCGAACAGGCTATTACATGAGAAAACGCTTGCGCATGGATGTGAACTGTAATCCGGCATCCATTTCCAAACAGCCGCATTACACACCCCGTATCCGTTATACTGAAATGTACCTGAATTATGCTGAGGCAGCCAATGAAGCTTGGGGACCGAAAAACGCCAACGGCAGAGATTACTCCGCTTACGATGTAATCAAAGCCATCCGGAAACGTGCCGGCATAGGTGGTATCAATGATGCTTATCTGGAAGCATGCGCTGCAAGCAAAGACAAAATGCGTGAACTGATCCGCAACGAACGTCGATTGGAACTCTGCTTCGAAGGATTCCGTTTTTGGGATCTCCGTCGCTGGAAAGTCGACCTGAACGAACCGGTATATGGCATTAGCTGGAATGGTAACAGTTATCAGAAAATAACCGTGGAAGAACGTTCGTATGAAGATTATATGTACTGTTGCCCTATCCCCAACTCTGAGATACTGAAGTACAGCAACCTCATCCAGAATAGAGGATGGAAATAA
- a CDS encoding DUF5627 domain-containing protein yields the protein MKKKLAYIGLASLLLSFTACESSDNEFSDFDYQTVYFANQYGLRTIELGEDEFLDNSLDNQHKISIKAAWGGGYTNRKNVIIDTQVDESLCENLYFKGSNTPVTPMPTSYYTLAANQINIPKGEVIGGVEVQFTDAFFADKKTLDNYYVIPLKMTGVQGADSILQGKAVVANPMLTNSGDWSVQPKNFVLYAVKYVNPWHGEYLRRGVDQAVINGVSSQLVRHQQYVEKDEKVNITTESLKDNILSLSTKDAQGNLFNYNLSLTFTEDGNCTVGSTSDDLIISGTGKFVKKGEKNSLGGKDRNAIYLDYTIDFKTKNMQYATKDTLVLSSRAVQGGKSFEIEIR from the coding sequence ATGAAAAAGAAATTAGCATATATCGGTCTGGCTTCATTACTCTTGTCTTTCACTGCGTGCGAAAGCTCTGACAATGAATTCTCCGACTTCGATTATCAAACTGTATATTTTGCCAATCAATATGGTTTACGTACCATTGAATTGGGAGAAGACGAATTCCTCGATAACTCTTTGGATAATCAGCACAAAATATCCATTAAAGCAGCTTGGGGTGGTGGTTATACCAACCGCAAGAATGTAATTATTGATACTCAAGTAGATGAATCGCTTTGCGAAAACCTCTATTTCAAAGGAAGTAACACTCCTGTTACCCCTATGCCCACCTCCTACTACACCCTGGCCGCCAACCAGATCAATATTCCCAAGGGTGAAGTTATAGGTGGTGTGGAGGTACAGTTTACCGATGCATTCTTTGCCGATAAAAAGACTCTTGATAATTATTACGTGATTCCTCTGAAGATGACAGGCGTACAGGGTGCAGACTCCATCCTTCAGGGTAAGGCAGTCGTAGCAAACCCCATGTTGACAAATAGTGGCGACTGGAGTGTACAACCCAAGAATTTTGTACTTTATGCTGTAAAGTATGTCAATCCCTGGCATGGTGAATACCTGCGTCGTGGAGTGGATCAAGCTGTGATAAACGGTGTTTCTTCGCAATTGGTACGCCACCAGCAATATGTAGAGAAGGATGAGAAAGTAAATATTACAACTGAAAGCCTGAAAGACAATATTCTATCCTTATCAACCAAGGACGCGCAAGGTAATCTTTTCAATTACAACCTCAGCTTGACTTTTACCGAAGATGGAAATTGCACAGTAGGTAGTACTTCCGACGATCTCATCATCTCCGGTACCGGTAAATTTGTGAAGAAGGGCGAAAAGAACAGCCTTGGCGGTAAAGATCGTAATGCTATCTATCTGGACTATACAATTGACTTTAAAACCAAAAACATGCAGTACGCCACCAAAGATACGTTGGTGTTAAGCAGTCGTGCCGTACAAGGTGGCAAGTCATTCGAGATAGAAATAAGATAG
- a CDS encoding endo-1,4-beta-xylanase, with translation MKYFNHKIIGIAMMCVTVMACTDKYDCNLQVEKPEEVANSEYLASFDLLKSYITRDAGSPFKFTANLSATDFLKKDIAYSTILSNFDGIDIGDSFIPVNSLKEDGSFDFGGMQLVSDAVKGTDITLYGGTLCSNQGQRTAYYNELIQPIIIPFVPEKGKTVICDFENDELGTAYGMTGGSLAVVENDPDGKSGKALHVGTDDNKAAYSHPKFNVKLPEGRKLGDYVNLTIDMRIVNSDGIYGAGMRVFINGQEFNVGTNAQGLGCNPNTWNRGAVISLNSATAPGFILPDEMKGLTEFELAVGSASGGAQYFLDNIVMNYELPGTGVTKIDFEKDELGTSYPMTNGNSSVVENDPEGSGKVLHVGTAATPCNRSYPKFTVKLQNGRTLGDYIGLSLDMYLIDGKGGWGDGMRVVINGQEFNCGQGPFNFGCEANKWGRDKIYITFLKEGETAGSGKIAIPNSLKDLTEIELAVGSGSGEWHAYIDNINLHWKADDTIIEKTPEEKKNIFTEEMNKWIGAIVNAGGESVKVWNIVGEPLDKTMDANTFNWGEYLGEVEYARTAVKQARDTAKIDLNLFVSNTFNQSDEMGQKADELIALVKSWEADDVTHIDGYNILLHAVYSKDATSQKANEEMISELFDKLAQTGKLIRVSDLSMMVEDTEGKFIQTSKLTADERSAAANYIAFIMKEYRKTIASDKQYGISISSMTETSTGNKICPWTSGYNRNGMYEGIVEGLK, from the coding sequence ATGAAATACTTTAATCATAAGATAATCGGTATTGCCATGATGTGTGTAACGGTTATGGCATGCACCGATAAGTACGATTGCAACCTTCAGGTAGAAAAGCCTGAAGAAGTGGCCAACAGCGAATACCTGGCCAGCTTCGATTTGCTGAAATCGTACATTACCCGCGATGCCGGTTCACCATTCAAGTTTACGGCAAACTTGTCTGCAACAGACTTTTTAAAAAAAGACATTGCTTACAGCACCATACTTAGTAATTTTGATGGTATAGATATTGGCGATTCCTTCATACCTGTCAATTCATTGAAAGAGGATGGTTCCTTCGATTTTGGCGGAATGCAATTAGTATCTGATGCTGTCAAAGGAACGGACATAACGCTTTATGGTGGTACGCTCTGTTCCAACCAAGGACAACGCACCGCTTACTATAATGAACTGATACAGCCCATTATTATCCCCTTCGTACCCGAGAAAGGCAAAACTGTGATTTGTGACTTCGAGAATGATGAACTCGGCACAGCTTATGGTATGACCGGGGGAAGTCTGGCTGTGGTGGAAAACGATCCGGATGGGAAGAGTGGCAAAGCACTGCATGTAGGTACCGATGACAACAAAGCTGCCTATTCACATCCTAAGTTCAACGTCAAGTTACCGGAAGGCCGAAAACTGGGCGATTACGTCAATCTGACCATTGATATGCGTATTGTAAACAGTGATGGTATATATGGAGCAGGTATGAGAGTCTTTATCAATGGACAAGAATTTAACGTAGGTACAAATGCCCAAGGACTTGGTTGTAATCCCAACACTTGGAATCGTGGAGCGGTCATCAGCTTAAATAGCGCCACAGCTCCAGGCTTCATATTGCCGGATGAAATGAAAGGACTTACTGAATTTGAGCTTGCCGTTGGATCCGCCTCTGGAGGAGCACAATATTTTCTCGATAACATCGTGATGAATTATGAGCTTCCCGGAACAGGTGTCACTAAAATTGACTTTGAAAAAGATGAACTTGGTACATCTTATCCGATGACAAACGGAAACTCTTCCGTTGTAGAGAATGATCCAGAAGGCAGTGGCAAAGTATTACACGTAGGTACGGCTGCCACCCCTTGCAATAGATCTTATCCTAAATTCACTGTAAAATTGCAAAACGGAAGAACGTTAGGTGACTACATAGGTCTTTCTCTCGACATGTACCTGATAGATGGCAAAGGTGGCTGGGGTGACGGCATGCGGGTAGTAATTAATGGACAAGAGTTCAACTGTGGCCAAGGACCGTTCAACTTCGGTTGTGAAGCTAACAAATGGGGACGAGACAAGATTTATATCACATTCCTGAAAGAAGGTGAAACTGCGGGAAGTGGAAAGATCGCCATTCCCAATTCCCTGAAGGATCTGACCGAGATAGAACTGGCCGTAGGTTCAGGCTCGGGCGAGTGGCATGCTTACATCGATAATATCAACCTCCACTGGAAAGCCGATGATACCATCATCGAGAAAACTCCCGAAGAGAAAAAGAACATCTTCACAGAAGAGATGAATAAATGGATCGGTGCTATAGTAAATGCCGGTGGTGAGTCTGTAAAAGTATGGAATATTGTAGGCGAACCACTTGACAAAACCATGGATGCCAACACCTTCAACTGGGGTGAATACTTGGGCGAAGTAGAATATGCACGTACAGCCGTGAAACAAGCCCGTGACACAGCGAAAATTGATCTCAACCTCTTCGTCAGCAATACATTCAATCAATCTGATGAGATGGGACAGAAAGCCGATGAATTGATTGCATTGGTAAAATCCTGGGAAGCAGATGATGTAACCCATATTGACGGATACAACATCCTTCTCCATGCGGTTTATTCCAAAGATGCCACTTCCCAGAAAGCCAATGAAGAGATGATTTCCGAATTGTTCGACAAGCTGGCACAGACCGGTAAACTGATACGTGTATCCGACCTCAGCATGATGGTGGAAGATACAGAGGGTAAGTTCATCCAGACCAGTAAACTGACTGCTGATGAACGGAGTGCCGCAGCCAACTATATAGCTTTCATCATGAAAGAATACCGGAAGACTATCGCATCGGACAAGCAATATGGCATATCCATTTCAAGTATGACCGAAACCAGTACCGGTAACAAGATTTGCCCCTGGACTTCGGGATACAATCGAAATGGAATGTATGAAGGAATAGTTGAAGGATTGAAATAA
- a CDS encoding glycosyl hydrolase, translating to MKQLIRNLCIFLMGMSCWACSDNNNAETDDNGKGAYALFPKKSITVSAGENQTEVVIEWAKTSWEITFEQGDIVKSITPMSGGSSDGEKQYTKIQVVCNANASMKQRTQTIHITDKTNKQTTDLLIEQEPAFKSVTLNIDPTVKYQPIAGFGGMYNPKIWCGGNLISARQLDQMYGEGGLGYSILRLMVYPNESDWNADVEAAKAAQANGAIVFACPWDCTDALSEQIKVNGKEVKHLKKENYGAYADHLIRYINFMKQNGVDLYAISVQNEPDMDFTYWTPQEVVDFVKQYGAKIRETGVRLMSPEACGTPPEYTDPIINDAGAFAQTDIIAGHLYQGFTDLDNGYVKNRHDYICGLYPRIQGKTWWMTEHLFNDGEKSDDPSAWEFQKWQYCLNHLGKEIHMCMEGYCSAYVYWYLKRFYGLMGDNDKRSPVGEGEIAKNGYIMAHYAQYATGTTRIKAVSNNTGVCATAYINEAGNEVTVVLLNFTGATQCIEIPLAGMKRASAVETNENKNMEVISTEMLESGEGVYVLLSGNSIVSVRLTL from the coding sequence ATGAAACAACTTATTAGAAATCTATGCATTTTTCTGATGGGAATGTCATGTTGGGCATGCTCTGATAATAATAATGCGGAGACTGATGATAACGGGAAGGGCGCATATGCGCTCTTCCCTAAAAAGTCAATTACAGTGAGTGCCGGTGAAAATCAGACGGAGGTCGTTATAGAGTGGGCAAAAACCTCCTGGGAGATAACCTTCGAACAGGGAGATATTGTAAAAAGTATAACTCCGATGTCAGGTGGAAGCAGTGATGGAGAAAAGCAGTACACAAAAATTCAAGTGGTTTGCAATGCTAACGCTTCAATGAAACAACGTACACAGACTATTCACATTACTGACAAAACCAACAAACAGACTACTGATTTATTGATAGAACAGGAACCAGCGTTCAAGTCTGTTACACTTAATATTGACCCTACGGTGAAATATCAGCCGATAGCAGGATTCGGTGGAATGTACAATCCTAAAATTTGGTGTGGCGGAAACCTCATTTCTGCCCGGCAATTAGACCAAATGTATGGTGAGGGCGGATTGGGCTACTCCATCCTTCGCCTGATGGTTTATCCCAACGAATCTGATTGGAATGCTGATGTAGAAGCGGCTAAAGCGGCACAGGCCAATGGAGCAATAGTTTTTGCATGTCCGTGGGACTGTACAGATGCTCTCTCCGAGCAAATCAAGGTGAACGGCAAAGAAGTAAAACATCTCAAAAAAGAAAACTATGGAGCATACGCCGATCATCTTATCCGTTACATCAATTTCATGAAACAGAATGGAGTAGATCTTTATGCCATATCTGTTCAGAACGAACCGGATATGGACTTTACTTACTGGACTCCTCAGGAAGTAGTAGATTTTGTGAAGCAATACGGTGCCAAAATCCGTGAAACCGGAGTCAGACTGATGTCTCCCGAAGCATGCGGTACGCCGCCCGAATACACGGATCCGATAATCAACGATGCCGGAGCATTTGCACAGACCGATATTATTGCAGGACATCTTTATCAAGGTTTTACAGACCTGGATAATGGATACGTCAAAAATCGTCACGATTACATCTGCGGTCTCTATCCTCGCATCCAAGGGAAGACCTGGTGGATGACGGAACATCTCTTTAATGACGGAGAAAAATCAGATGATCCGTCAGCATGGGAATTCCAAAAGTGGCAATACTGCCTCAACCATCTTGGCAAAGAAATCCACATGTGTATGGAGGGCTATTGCAGTGCATACGTATACTGGTATTTAAAACGCTTCTATGGATTGATGGGCGATAATGACAAGCGCAGCCCGGTGGGTGAAGGTGAAATTGCCAAGAATGGTTACATCATGGCCCATTACGCGCAGTACGCCACAGGTACTACCCGCATTAAAGCTGTCTCGAATAATACAGGGGTATGTGCCACAGCCTACATCAATGAGGCAGGAAATGAAGTAACAGTTGTATTGCTGAATTTCACCGGAGCCACCCAGTGTATAGAAATACCGTTGGCAGGAATGAAGCGTGCAAGTGCCGTTGAAACAAATGAAAATAAAAATATGGAAGTTATCAGTACTGAGATGCTGGAATCCGGTGAGGGTGTATATGTACTGTTGTCCGGTAACAGCATAGTCTCTGTCCGGTTGACCTTATAA
- a CDS encoding RNA polymerase sigma factor, producing the protein MELKQFKISVLPLRNKLLNYARKLTESPDDAEDAVQEVLLKLWNKRLELEQYRNIEAFAMTMTHNLCMDMWRTRHTASVPLEYVQDATPGGTPERLLEIKDEIRLMHEIINSLPTLQRTIMRMKDIEEYETEEIADITGCNPEAIRSNLSRARKKVREIYLQTVQEKIRRKQA; encoded by the coding sequence ATGGAACTCAAACAATTTAAAATATCCGTTCTACCCCTCCGCAATAAGCTATTGAATTATGCGCGGAAGTTGACCGAAAGTCCGGACGATGCAGAAGATGCCGTACAGGAAGTCCTGCTCAAGCTATGGAACAAAAGGCTTGAACTGGAACAGTACCGCAACATTGAAGCATTCGCCATGACCATGACGCATAATCTCTGCATGGATATGTGGCGCACCAGGCATACTGCCAGCGTACCGTTAGAGTATGTACAGGATGCCACTCCCGGTGGAACACCGGAACGGTTGCTTGAGATAAAAGACGAAATCCGTCTGATGCATGAAATTATTAATTCATTGCCTACCTTGCAGCGCACCATCATGCGGATGAAAGACATCGAGGAGTACGAAACGGAAGAGATTGCCGACATCACAGGCTGTAATCCGGAAGCTATCCGAAGTAACCTGTCGAGAGCGCGAAAGAAAGTGAGAGAAATTTACCTGCAAACCGTACAAGAAAAAATAAGGAGGAAACAAGCATGA
- a CDS encoding DUF2214 family protein: MKIEELIDRYFEGQTSCEEERELRSFFTQENVPESLQVYRPLFVCLDQEAKAFRQESTPAKKLTFRRRFIYTAGGIAAGILLVIGIAGTQRYLHPTPENYVIIDGKQYTDANLVHEQALAAFRDMRTTEDEVLDLMFE, encoded by the coding sequence ATGAAGATAGAAGAATTAATAGACCGCTATTTCGAAGGACAGACCTCATGTGAGGAAGAACGCGAATTACGCAGTTTCTTCACGCAAGAAAATGTACCGGAATCGTTACAAGTATATCGTCCCTTGTTTGTCTGCCTGGATCAGGAAGCAAAAGCATTCCGGCAAGAAAGTACTCCTGCTAAAAAACTTACCTTCCGCCGTCGCTTTATTTACACGGCAGGAGGAATAGCAGCCGGAATTTTATTAGTGATCGGCATTGCCGGTACGCAGCGATACCTTCACCCCACTCCGGAAAATTACGTCATTATCGACGGTAAGCAATACACCGATGCAAACCTGGTGCATGAACAAGCCCTTGCTGCTTTCCGAGATATGCGAACTACGGAAGATGAAGTGCTTGATCTGATGTTTGAATAA
- a CDS encoding DUF6108 family protein — protein sequence MKKFTHTLLCCLLLLFSTGMYAQKGLQIASVFQKYGNEKGATYVELSKMLSKNWDITHYQSLKLTKAEKALPDIYRCLESDREHARKIKEVVTDGRIQSGYYQLPPVKDKINRFILFRLGKKGEATLIYIEGEIDSDDLVTLIFSKD from the coding sequence ATGAAAAAGTTCACTCATACCCTGCTATGCTGCCTGCTGCTCTTGTTCAGTACCGGCATGTATGCCCAGAAAGGACTGCAAATAGCATCCGTATTTCAGAAATACGGCAATGAGAAAGGGGCCACTTACGTGGAACTGTCCAAGATGTTATCCAAGAATTGGGACATCACCCATTACCAAAGCCTGAAACTGACAAAGGCAGAAAAAGCATTACCGGATATCTACCGGTGTCTGGAATCCGACCGGGAACATGCCAGAAAAATAAAAGAAGTGGTGACAGACGGACGTATTCAATCGGGATACTACCAGTTGCCTCCGGTAAAAGATAAAATAAACCGCTTCATACTATTCCGGCTCGGCAAGAAAGGAGAAGCCACACTTATCTATATCGAAGGCGAAATAGACAGTGACGACCTTGTCACACTGATATTCAGCAAAGACTAA